The genomic stretch CAACCCTAGTAATTATCTGCCCCTCCgtattctttcttcttttctcgcAGTATGTTGAACCCCCTTTGTTCTTCCTCCATCCACCGCCTCCCCCGCCATCAACCACTTGCACCTTCAAACCCATCCTTTGGGGGTGAAAAGTTGAATGGACAAGAATTTGAAGATGAGTTAATTAAACAAGTGGTTGAAGATTCTTTttgaagaaacaagagagatgAAGATGCAGAAGTTGAAGTCGAATGTGCCAACAATACATAAAAGCTCCATTAGTATTGATTTGAATGAACCCCCCATGCAAAAGAATACAAATAATGTATTTCTCTTGAGACTAGTTTATATAGTGAAGTCCTCATAGCCTCTCAAAATATTTGGTGGGAGTTAAAAATGTTTAAAATTTCAGATTAAAAATttaggtgaaaatttttggtgggaaagtttttcattttagaaaCATTTAGTTTGGTGGGAGTTAGTTTGCATTGCTTTTGGCCTAGTAAAACAGCACCATTTAGtactctagtgagagaaaatatgagtgaattggacaattaatgagggtacaaaaggaaagtagtgtacagatttaagcaatgaaaaacttttcttaattggtgtgcaaaaccttaaacgtcagttataaaaaaagggagggagtaaaTTAATTTTTAGCATTAAATAGAGTTATCAAACAAGcactaaaaatagaaaaactaaaGCACCTTTTTTAAGGCCTTTAAAGCACGCATTCAAGCTGATGTTCGTCTGTCTGAACGTTGGGAGAATATTAGCTCATTAAATGTCATTGGCtatttaaaatgcatttttttttatgaaaagtTGAGAAGCAATTAGAATTTAGATCAACTAAGGTTAAGTTTGGATTGAGagatttgacaaaaaatttgaaattctctCAAAACCCTTTAGATTGAGCGGATGAATTGAGGGATATTTAGATTTATAATCTACCaattattttagggtttaaatatttttaaataattaataGATTGCAAACCCAAATACCTCCCAAGTAATTCAAACAAGCTGAGAGAGATTTGAGAGAATTTCAAACCTTTCTTTCGTCAAATGCCTCAAttcaaaagaaggaaattgaAATGTTTGTGATATATATTGCCTTTGAaagtttacttttttttttttggattatatGTTTATTTAAGTTTATCTTTGTCTTTATTGGAATTTCCGCGGTGACGTAACCCATTTCAACTGTATATTTGCCAAAGAAATTAACATTTAACCAAAATCGTTAAGAGGGGGCAAATCTGCCTAATACTTAAATTTAAGGATGCAAACTGAAATTAAACGAATGGCAAAGTGGAATTCACCCTAATACTATTGTGTTACCGCATTCACTGGGGTGCTGGAGCAAATTTTATGTCCTTTTTACTCAATTATTTTATGATTGATAcattttcatttcctttctctAATAGAATTATCAGTACAATTTTCTGCGGATTTGCTTTGACAATGACCATATGGATAGTATACATGCCTGCTGAGTAATTTTTCTGCAAAGGAGGGATATACCTTGGTCTCCTGCCCAAAAAAAGGGAGAAAGTGGAGAGGAAAGGATCAAGAGCACGGACGGTTGTCATGGAAGGGTGAAAATTTCTGAATGAGTTGTAATTCAAATTGAATTGTTGTACATTCTTACAATAGACACGTAATTATTATACATGAGACTCACATGAACAGTAATATAATATTATATCTCTATTGTAAAGATGTATAATCTGTTGAATTTGAATTACAATCCGTTCAAATATCGTTACACCGTTCCATACGATTGTCAGTGACAATTGTCCGTGCCCCTGCTTCGAGAGGAGGTAGTCATGGTGATAGTAGGAGTTTTCCCTATGAATAATTTCTCTCaatgaaacaagaaactaaTGTGGAATTATGATAAAAGTACAATAACATTGATAGGAAATCCCATTTTACATcaacaattaataaattttctttttcaaatccTTCCATCTCTCCCTACACTTTTGCCACTCCTAACTTCCAGACACATAATTTGAACTCTAAATCTGACTAGGAGAAGGCCTCTATGAGCCCTTCCGTGACCACTGGACAATAATTAATACGCAATATCATCTGAAAACCAAATCTACATCACTAGTTTGTCGCAGTTTCGTGACTTTCGCCACAGGAAAATATGTATGCTTGGACTTCGAATCTTCTGTCTCCAAATTAATCTCTATCCCCTCTATCCCCAAATATGTAGTCTTTGTGACTTTCGAGACTAATTTGGGGACAGAAGATTCGAAACCGTATGCTTGGTACTTGTCACTTCACAAACACAGATGGTAAGGAAAATTTGCTGCTGTGTTTGGAGTGTTGAGAGAATTGGAATTTGTGTGGAAATGAACTTGGATTTTATAGAATTTAGTAGTATAATTTCTGTAGAATACAATTTTAATTCCAGACAAATTTCAATCCTCTCGAGGGACCTCCCACAGCCTTAAGAATAAAACAAACATGGTCAAGTATTCCCCGAGACCTGCAAGGATCATCAATTAAAGAGCTGAATCAGTCTGCAGAATTTAAGCCATTAAAAATAATTTGTAAAATGAGATTTTGACCAAATTTGAACAGATCTACCTCTGTATTTAGTTACAAAATATATTCACTAAATGCACAATTGTCTAATGAAAAATAACACATTTATCTTCCATAATATTCGTCATGTATATCATTGTACCCtaggggaaaaaaagaataaaaaaagagtAATCTTCAATCTTCCTAGCCTTGGACTCTATTCAACCGGTTTATTCAtgtttttcacaaaaaaaaaaaaaagaacttgaCAGTCGAAGCATGAATCTTACAATCACTTAGCTAATGTCTCTGACCGCTTCTATGCTGGGTGTCGAGAACACCCTTTTTGTCTATTGTTCGATTGAAATAGTAATTAAAGAGTATTGATGCTATCCATAGCCATTAAAACAATAAATGTTGATTGCATATGCTATCAATAACCCCCAACCCTGCCGCAGAAATGGAATGGAAACTAAACAAAAGTGGTATTGTGAAAGGTAGAGTTAgtgttttgacaaaaaaaaaagaaaggtagAGTTAGTGATAAATACCATGCCTAAATGCCCTCTTCAATCATTCCTAGTCCCACGTATTTTGCAGGACATATGGCAAAACACCTGTTAAAAACTCATCGAGCAAATGAAAGAAGATCAaaacatttaagaaaattaaatattaaataaaaaGAGTTTCGAAAATCATACTTGCCCTCCCTCCCTCTAATGTTTTTGGGCTTTCGCCCTTGCTGAATTTTGGTCACACTTATAAATTTTCAAAACCTCATATTTttacatcttttttttttatttttttgaaaattataaattttacgTGTATAAAAAGTTCTCAGTGAAAACTTCAATATACTGCAGTCATATCTTGGAAAAGCTAAATAAATCAATGGTAatatgaaaaaacaaaaaagaagaagaataaataAGTAGAATGAAATTAAGAGTTGAAAAAGAAGTACCTGAGTCTGAAGAAGTTGAAGTTTGCCCTTTTGGCTCGAAGAATGACTTGACCGTGCTGGTTTCTGTCGCAGGAGACTTTCGCATAAGCGAACAAGTGGAGAGGAAGGATGTATCTACCAGTCCAACCTCCATTTGCATACACCATTAACATTACTTCTTCTTCAAGACCACCGTGATCATGATCTTGATTACTACTGTTGAAAGTTGTGGCCATTATTCTTGTGGATCTACCTGGCTTGATCCTCAAAGTTTTCTTGAATTCATCAGGTCTAGCAGGGTAAACCCACATTCTAATTTCAATATTGTACAATGTCCTATTTTCTAGCACAGTAACTCTATTTCCCattctttcacaaaattttgccCTTTCCGTGACACCCCTTTTTTTGTTGGTTTGGTCTGGCTAAACTTGATCAAAAAATTGCAAGAGATGGAAACTATAGGTGCTCGTGTGCTGGTGTAGTAGGGAATTAACTGAGAGAGAAAGAGTGAATGGGATGTCAGTGCTGGTGTACTGATATGTGCCAAAAATAATGCCTCGTGAGGAAGTGGAAGCCTGGTAATTATAGAAATGGAAGaccctttttctattttttcataCTTAGCAAGGAAAATTGTATGATTATGCAAAAACTCAATTGGAAAGAATGTCACACTTCAAGAGGttatcttttgaatttttttttttggtgggtttTTTTAACTTTGTACGGTTGGATTGGTTTTTTGTTCTTAGATGCTTGCTTGTGACGATTAATTAAGACCAACCTTTTAGACTTCTTTAACAAAATGGGACGCAAAGATGTCAATTTTTACACTGTTTGAAAGTAATATGGAAACTCAACTTGTCATACTATTGTGTATATTCTTAAATTATTCAGTAAATCAATAAAATTAGAGAATCTGTTATAGTTTGAAATCCAAAAATCGCAAGCATGATGTATTAATTAAGTTTTCAAATTACCACATAAATTACTAAAATTTAAGaaaagggattttttttttaagtttaagTGAGAGGTCTCAAATCTGGGATTTCTCACTTGCACTCCTTCCCCCGTACCGTTATAAGAGTAATTTTTTGTAGAAAGGGAATTATTAGTTGTAATGTTGTTGAATTAAGCTTCGTACATATGTATTAATGCCACCAATGTGGACTTAAAAATGTAGGATCGGCATTGAACTGAAGGAATCACAGAAGCTTTATCTCTGGAAATTTTGTCTGTTTTGATGATTGATAAACTGGCTTACAAGTTACAAAATccgaaaaagaaagaaagtccAGCAACTTGGTGCGGTCTTAATTGGTTCCTCGAACTTTCCTTTTCAATTGTTGGACGGCAATCAACAAAATTTTGCAACTTTACACATACGACTGACTTGCCATCCCTAGTGAGCGTTTATTAAGTTGGAAAAAATTACACATCTTTGCATCAAGGGCTTCAAGCCAAACTCAATAAATGGTCCTAAGATAATTAGGTTGCATTGTGATTGTAAGGCAACAAGTGGTTCTAGATAATTAGATTTCACTATGATTATGAGGTAATAAATAGTCCTAGATAGTTTTAAGGATTTTTTGAATGAGTACATATTCGACACTCATTAACATACCTATATTACACCAAATTTATCAATGTCGATACACACAATTACCATTATTACACCCTTGCATCTAGACATTTTCTAAATTAATTAACACTTTTCGAAAAACCCCTCTTAATGAGTGCTCGACGGCTGTTagccaaaaaaataatttaacatGGACCTTTTAATtaaaacccagaaaaaaaaaaggaacaagaagaagaatttAGGAACTAcatgtgtttttgtttttaaaaaaaaagaaaggcaagAGAACATATATTGCTTATAACACGTAACTTAATTATGACCATATATATAGCACATTCGACAAAAAATCGATCTGCATCTTTCATCTTTCAATTACTCTCCCTTTCTTGAATATCAAGAATAACCTTTTTGACTGTACTTATAATAACCTTTCGAAGTCAACAAAAGAATTTGATTTCTTGTCATGACAAGGAGTTGTACATTACCTTCAAGCGGTCCATTCTGCTTCATAGTACTGTACATGCAAGTACGCAAAAGTGGTAATATACGAGCCCATATGTTTTAGAAGGTGCAAAAGTTTGATTCTACTTCACAGCTTTGTGCTTCTTGCTTTGGAAGGCAGCTATAGCAACTgattttcctttgaaattcgtctttttttttctttttcttttgaaactttaaaatttttaaaaagtaaacAAATTGTGGTTTCTACAGAattgcaacttttttttttttttttttttcactttgtaGATGCCCAGTTGTTATGAAGTGAATTCTGGCTACCAAGGACACATATCCACATCTCTTTTTGAcgtgaaaaagggaaaaatgataCCATGTAAGAAAGCATCAAAGCTCATCCTATTTGTTACGAGTAAGCTTCTTCTATCcgctttttctttctctcaaatGTCACTAGTTTGACTCTTTCCTTCAGTAGCAAGCAAGCTAAAATAGACCTACCAAGGCAGTCTCCAACTTTCCAGAGAGTGAGAATCTTCTTTGTGTTTTCTTCCCCCACAATCACGCATGCTTTTAATCACTTTCTTGAAAATCAAGTAGATCGAGCATCGGGGCTCCTTCCATGAAAGAACAATAACAAAACAAGTTCCTAGTCCATTAAAGAGGAAATGTGAAATTaatctatatatataaacagaaaaaaaaaatcctacttttttttgtcccaaaatctCCTGCTAGAATGGCACCGGATGCGTACAAATTCATCTGACAGCACGTTTGGCTTTCCAATTCCGGCCAGCCCAAGCTAATTACCTAATACTAGTAGTCAAGCTTGACCACAGCTCAAGTAGCTGTCCCCATAACCACCACTACCAGCCCCAAGTAGCTAAATTCGAATTCGGAACATCAAGCTATCACCTTAGTAGTTTCgataatgaaaattttgaatatcATATTTTTAAGTTAAAGAGTAAGTTTTTTATACACTGTTAGTGtacaatttttttatatattaacaagtttagatcATATCAAtaacatgaatttaaatttgaaattcaaaacatACACATGTGGCATATATTCATAGCtgttagtgtaaaaaaaaattactatattGTCAGTGTGTAAAAAGTTAATCCAAAGTTAAATTCACCGTTAAATGATAAAATAAGTGACTTTTAACTGTTAGATTATAACAATTTCAATTAGTTAAATTATAGGGTTTTCCTCTAAGTATACATTAGTCAATTTCCCAGGGCTCAATTTTTTTTCGTCTGTTTCAATTAGTCTATTTGTATCAATTTAAAATCGTTGGAAGAAATTCACAAGAAAGAAGTTGGAATGCCAGTGAATAAAAAACAAATGTATTTCAAACATGACAAGAAGATTCAAATGAGCCTAGAAGTATATAACTTATATAATTATACCGGTGGTGGAAAGTTCGTCAGGAAAATCATCAATATTCTGTAAAGCTGCGAGTATCTAGTCGATAGCACAAAGCAAAGAGCTATATACATTGACATCGGTTCTTAAATTCATATTGGAATCCAATTAACATACAAGTCCAACTGGTGAAATTTCCAAAACTTAAccgccaaaaaaaaagaagaagaaacgaGAAACTAGTAATAAGAACAGAAGAAGAAATCTAGTGTAGGCTACTAAATCAAGTTTTAATAGTCAGTTGTTTGCTTAGGTGACGGTATTTGATTGGATAAAATGAATTTGTTACTTGTTTGTTTTGACGGCAGTTTGATAACTcaattaaaatttagaaaaaacaTAATGTCACTCCCAAGTTTTTCCATATCGTTTGctccttgaatttttttttcctgaggTTACCATCATATTCTCTATCACAATTCAGGTGCAtattaaaattaagtaaaaaatcAAACAGACCAACCAAGATAGTTTACAAAGTTTCCTCAAGGCACgagtcaatatatatatatatatatatatatatatgtgtgtgtgtgtgtgatgactggaaaatttgcttatattttcttaaaattccctcttattttgattaaattattttataatatctttattactcatttactccctcaatagttgtaagaaataatagaattaagagttttgcccttagttttataattagggcaaattagggttttcacgacttttggtagtgtgattaattatggaggtgtgtgtactaaattcggtggttaagagtgagttttagataaaagaaagtgtgtgattagaagtgataataataagttagtgaatcataagttaaaacactagtacgggcgagttaaggaaaaacggtgtgaaccgacatgtaccgtttgttaccgattgaatacaccacttgaacactactttattaccttaatttcctTGCTATTATATCAGAAATATCAGCCCTTCATTAGCCTTAAAGTGGCCAAAAATgttgaccaagaaaagaggaaaagaaggaaaaaattttaGACTTAATCTTGAGGTGACACTTGGCGGCAATCCATCCAATTTTGaatttcctatcttcttatctttcttttggcttcatttcttcttcatgtTGGCCGAGCTTcaagagagggaaaagaaagaaaaaccacttcaactccaaccttgaatccatcttgtttgagtgaaatctcaaaaattaaaccgattaatcttgcgGTGACACTTGGCGGCAATCCATCCAATTTTGaatttcctatcttcttatctttcttttggcttcatttcttcttcatgtTGGCCGAGCTTcaagagagggaaaagaaagaaaaatcacttcaactccaaccttgaatccatcttgtttgagtgaaatctCAAAAACTAAATCGATTAATCTTGCGGTGACACTTGGCGGCAATCCATCCAATTTTGaatttcctatcttcttatctttcttttggcttcatttcttcttcctttcttcttcatgTTGGCCGAGCTTCAagagagggaaaagagagaaaaaccacttcaactccaaccttgaatccatcttgtttgagtgaaatctcaaaaactaaaccgattaaacttctctTTTGGTGTTGGGACAGTTTTGTGTGGTAAAATTTTGGGAAGAAAGGGGTTTAGTTTTCATTTACAAGCAGTTTTTGGAAGGTATAATGCTTGCCCTTCCTTTTCTCTTACTTATTCTTGCTAAAATCGGGAAAGAAGCCTATGTCCTTGGTTCACTATGGTTGATCATTTAATTTTGGATGATATAGTGGAATGTTTagttagggtttacattttttAGCCTTGCTTATGGTTGTTTATCTAGTAATTGATGGCATTGAGCTGGTAATTGATAGTTTTGATGATATAGTACTTGATAGTAGTGAGTTAGGATATAAATTTAGAGTAGAAGtgaatttccaactttgatagtggaatctgccctgtttttgcacTGTATCCATGAGAAAGGCCAAATCAggtcttgctcaaaacataaaagttgtagggaattgaGTTAActagctacctgtaaaatttcagcttaatcggagcactgtagcttgtgaaatgactaaaatactcctgactgccaaatgcccAGTTTAACCgacagttttctattttttctgaGATTTCATTTTTTGACCTTGAAGATGCAAGAACtgtgatagggtataatttgttagtatttttattattaattttcccttctatccctgacaaatattgtgttaattgctgatatttactcatatttggtatttggaatcaatttcaggaatgaagc from Coffea eugenioides isolate CCC68of chromosome 8, Ceug_1.0, whole genome shotgun sequence encodes the following:
- the LOC113779282 gene encoding uncharacterized protein LOC113779282 isoform X1 produces the protein MGNRVTVLENRTLYNIEIRMWVYPARPDEFKKTLRIKPGRSTRIMATTFNSSNQDHDHGGLEEEVMLMVYANGGWTGRYILPLHLFAYAKVSCDRNQHGQVILRAKRANFNFFRLRSRGILDHVCFILKAVGGPSRGLKFVWN
- the LOC113779282 gene encoding uncharacterized protein LOC113779282 isoform X2, with product MGNRVTVLENRTLYNIEIRMWVYPARPDEFKKTLRIKPGRSTRIMATTFNSSNQDHDHGGLEEEVMLMVYANGGWTGRYILPLHLFAYAKVSCDRNQHGQVILRAKRANFNFFRLRCFAICPAKYVGLGMIEEGI